One region of Osmia lignaria lignaria isolate PbOS001 chromosome 7, iyOsmLign1, whole genome shotgun sequence genomic DNA includes:
- the LOC117609717 gene encoding developmentally-regulated GTP-binding protein 2 has product MGILEKISEIEKEIARTQKNKATEYHLGLLKAKLAKYRSQLLEPPKKSEKGEGFDVLKSGDARVALIGFPSVGKSTLLSTLTHTESEAASYEFTTLTCIPGVIEYKGANIQLLDLPGIIEGAAQGKGRGRQVIAVARTADLVLMMLDATKQDVQRQLLEKELESVGIRLNKRKPNIYFKVKKGGGLAFNSTCPLTKVDEKLVQMILHEYKIFNAEVLFREDCSADELIDVINANRVYLPCLYVHNKIDQISIEEVDRIARQPNSVVVSCNMKLNLDFLLETLWEYLSLIRVYTKKPGQPPDFDDGLILRKGVTVEHVCHAIHRTLAQQFKYALVWGTSTKYSPQRVGLQHIMHDEDVIQVVKK; this is encoded by the exons ATGGGTATATTAGAAAAGATAtctgaaattgaaaaagaaattgctcGAACACAAAAGAATAAAG CGACGGAATATCATTTGGGACTGTTAAAAGCAAAACTTGCAAAATACAGATCACAACTTTTAGAACCAcctaaaaaatctgaaaaaggaGAAGGTTTTGATGTTTTAAAATCAGGAGATGCAAGGGTAGCATTGATAGGTTTTCCTTCTGTAGGAAAATCTACTTTATTAAGTACATTAACACATACAGAATCTGAAGCAGCATCGTATGAATTTACCACGTTAACTTGCATTCCTGGTGTTATTGAATATAAAGGAGCTAACATTCAGCTTCTCGATCTTCCTGGTATAATTGAAGGTGCTGCACAG gGTAAAGGAAGAGGAAGACAAGTTATAGCTGTTGCAAGAACAGCAGATTTAGTTCTTATGATGTTAGATGCTACTAAACAAGATGTACAAAGACAACTTTTAGAAAAGGAATTAGAGTCAGTTGGTATAAGACTTAATAAAAGGAAGCCAAACatatattttaaagttaaaaAAGGAGGTGGCTTGGCTTTCAATTCCACGTGTCCATTGACAAAAGTAGATGAAAAATTAGTTCAAATGATTCTACacgaatataaaatttttaatgctGAAGTTTTGTTTCGTGAAGATTGCAGTGCGGATGAATTGATCGATGTAATTAATGCCAATAGAGTTTATTTACCATGTCTATATGTTCacaataaaatagatcaaataTCGATAGAAGAGGTGGACAGAATTGCTAGGCAACCTAACAGTGTAGTAGTTAG TtgtaatatgaaattaaatttggacTTTCTGCTTGAAACGTTATGGGAATACTTATCGTTAATAAGAGTTTATACAAAGAAACCTGGTCAACCACCAGATTTTGACGATGGTTTAATATTACGGAAAGGTGTTACCGTGGAACATGTATGTCATGCAATTCATCGCACACTTGCTCAACAATTTAAATATGCTCTCGTATGG ggtACAAGTACCAAGTATTCACCTCAACGGGTAGGATTACAGCATATTATGCACGATGAAGACGTTATTCAAgtagttaaaaaataa
- the LOC143305433 gene encoding uncharacterized protein LOC143305433 has product MGENWQCASYVVSQLEVQGYLTRLWKREMEATLLQELERITELLAQRAININTEDERCDCLMRCDQCIELIDERLQMGDDLSVEAWRDIEAYKERIDALRRILYCDNDHPSGQKAILLNELACIEQLLTQRIAAISSNDDRNACLVQCNQCIDLMIERLQLEKDLSTGLKNSLTARIARFKSLRAELHGSVKIGEGQRRTDAESHASSSSLIWEDVESAFLNRITTGIIINTEHIEPRNFLEDARKIVFQRLAEVFQNHSRIKVNTVLYGEFIANNNTDVKSFSARNKQLFSTSNLNDWYDKYVVNSTLTLMEEFQERDSGWAISKILHLMLNINKCNPMHVGCYTDIPKTIMDKRAVVNVTVDDDTCFVRSIVAALYPAHVNANRPSSYPNYDTVLNLEGIAFPITLNQIPKFERQNDVSINVYFWDMNVKRCAPLQLTTIKRFRHVNLLMLETPNRNVRHFAWIKNLSRLVSNQLSAHKSKTYICDRCLHYFYAEEKLLKHTKDCMKMNDCAIILPSSEDKIIKFDNFCHRERHPFIVYGDFECMLKKINSNINQGHCNAYQQHEAYSVGYYFHCSYNALVCEYRAYRGPDYAEWFVNELENLVRKIAPLFNTIVPMTNLTGDERENYMNATHCYICEKPFDIDETKVRDHCHFTGRYRGPAHQGCNLNYKNKRFIPIVFHNLSGYDAHFVIKELVTIIVGSTSVLPITKEKYISFSTNLKRHKISLRFIDSFKFLNSSLDKLSSYFGKDDMTILRSQFNFLNEIRFDLLTRKGIFPYDYVTDYMKLNETTLPTCDKFYNQLSDCAVSQQDYDHAIKVWYSFNIKTLGEYSDLYLKTDVLLLADIFENFRSSCWRSYKLDPAYYYTLPGFTWDAMLKHTRIELELLTDIDMLLFIERGIRGGLSQCSNRYAKANNKYMDSYNSEESSRYLVYFDVNNLYGWAMSQYLPYGEFKWLDDNETKSFNIHAISENSNIGYILEVDLKYPLELHDKHADLPFCPIREKPPNAKHEKLLATVQDKQRYIIHYGNLQQCINHGLKVSVIHRVLEFKQSPWLREYINLNTQLRTVAKNDFEKNLFKLMNNAVFGKTMENVRNHVDVKLVTKWEGRYGAEALIAKPNFHSRSIFSEHLVAIEMRKLEIKFRKPIYVGMCILDISKTRLYEFHHDYVWPKFKHLCKILYTDTDSLIYELECDDIYDVMKRDIHRFDTSDYTEDNVYSMPRVNKKVPGLMKDENNGCIMTEFVGLRSKMYALRVEGKRDTKKVKGVKSNVVRKTISFDDYIRCLYDRLEVHREQRCIRSKLHNVYSICEEKKVLSPCDDKRFIIPQSTRTLPWGHYKINNYS; this is encoded by the exons atgggagaaaattggcaatgtgcgtcatatgtagtttcacaattagaagtgcaaggatacttaacgcgtttgtggaaaagagaaatggaggccacgttactgcaggaactcgaacgcattaccgaattattggcgcagcgggcgataaacatcaatactgaagatgagcgttgcgattgcttgatgcgatgtgatcagtgcatcgaattgatagacgaacgattacaaatgggagacgatttatcagtcgaagcatggcgagacatagaagcatacaaagaaagaatcgacgccttgcgtagaatattgtattgtgacaatgatcatcctagtggtcaaaaggcaatattactaaacgaacttgcttgtatagaacaacttttgacacaacgtattgcagccataagtagtaacgacgaccgaaacgcatgtctggtgcaatgcaatcaatgcattgatttaatgatagagcgattgcaactggaaaaggacttatcaactggtttgaaaaatagtttaacagccaggatagcgagatttaaatcgttaagagcagagttacacggatctgtaaaaataggcgaaggtcaaaggagaacagatgctgaatcacatgcatcatcatcatctcttatctgggaggatgtagaatcagctttccttaaccggataactacaggaattataatcaacaccgagcatattgaaccacgaaactttttggaagatgctagaaaaatagtattccaacgtctagcggaagttttccaaaatcattcacgcataaaagtgaatacggtgttgtatggggagtttatcgctaataataatactgatgtgaaaagtttcagtgcgagaaataaacaattattttctacatcaaacttgaacgattggtatgacaaatacgttgtgaactcaactttaacactgatggaagaatttcaggaacgggacagtggttgggcaatatcgaaaattctgcatttgatgttaaatatcaataaatgcaatccgatgcatgttggttgttacaccgacataccaaaaacaatcatggacaaaagagcggtagtaaatgtgacagttgacgatgatacgtgttttgtcagatcgatagttgcagcattatatcccgcccatgtgaatgcaaatcgaccatcatcgtatcccaactatgacaccgttttaaatttggagggcatcgcatttccaataacgcttaatcaaataccaaaatttgagcgccaaaacgatgtttcgataaacgtttatttctgggacatgaatgtgaaaaggtgtgctccgctccaacttACCACTatcaaaagatttcgtcacgttaacctgctgatgcttgaaacgcccaaccgtaatgtgcgccactttgcatggattaaaaatctttcccggcttgtttcaaaccagctcagtgcacataagagtaaaacttatatttgtgacag atgccttcactACTTTTATgcagaagaaaagttattgaaacatacgaaggactgcatgaagatgaacgattgcgcaatcattctaccatcgagtgaagataaaataataaagtttgataatttttgtcaccgagaacgtcatccattcatcgtgtacggcgatttcgaatgcatgcttaagaagattaacagtaacatcaatcaaggacactgcaatgcataccagcagcacgaagcatacagtgtgggatattattttcactgttcgtacaacgcattggtgtgtgagtatcgcgcgtatcggggtcctgactatgctgaatggttcgtgaatgaacttgagaaccttgtaagaaaaattgcaccattatttaatacgattgtgcccatgacaaatttgacgggtgatgaaagagaaaattatatgaatgcaacgcattgttatatttgcgaaaaaccgttcgacatcgacgaaacaaaagttcgagatcattgccatttcactggtcgttaccgaggacctgctcatcagggatgtaatttaaattataaaaataaacgttttataccaatagtgtttcataacttatcgggatacgatgcccattttgtaataaaagaattggtaacgattatcgtaggctcgacatcagtcttgccaattacaaaagaaaaatatatttcattttcaacgaatttaaaacgtcacaaaatttcgcttcgatttatagattcattcaaatttttaaattctagtttagataaattgagttcgtatttcgggaaagacgatatgacgattttacggtcacaatttaattttttgaacgagataagattcgatttgcttacacgaaaaggcatctttccatacgattatgttaccgactacatgaaactgaacgagacgacattgccgacatgcgacaaattttataatcaactaagcgactgtgccgtttcacagcaggattatgaccacgcgataaaagtctggtacagttttaatataaaaacacttggcgaatatagcgatttatatctaaaaacagacgttttattattggccgacatttttgaaaattttcgtagcagctgttggagaagttacaaattggatcctgcatattactatactttacctggttttacgtgggatgcaatgctgaagcacacgcgtatcgaattagaattattgacagatatcgatatgctacttttcatagagcgcggcatacgcggcggtttaagtcaatgttctaatcgatacgcaaaggccaataataaatacatggattcgtacaattccgaagaatcatcgcgatatttagtatatttcgacgttaataatttgtatggatgggcaatgtcgcagtatctaccttacggcgagtttaagtggttagacgataatgaaactaaaagttttaacattcatgcaatatccgaaaattcgaacattggatatattttggaagttgatttgaaatacccgctagaattacacgataagcacgcagatttacctttttgtccaatacgcgagaagcctcctaatgccaaacatgagaaactactcgctacagttcaggataagcaacgttacatcatccattacggcaatcttcaacaatgcataaatcatggcttaaaagtttctgtaattcatcgcgttttagaatttaaacaatctccatggcttcgcgaatacattaatttaaacacacaacttagaactgtagctaaaaatgattttgaaaagaacttatttaaattaatgaataatgcagtctttggtaaaactatggagaacgttagaaatcatgtagacgttaaattagttacaaaatgggaaggtagatacggggctgaggccctgatagcaaaaccaaattttcatagcagatcaatattttcggaacatttggttgcaatagagatgcgaaagttggaaattaaatttagaaaacccatttatgttggtatgtgtattctggatatatcaaaaacacgtttgtacgaattccatcatgattatgtttggccgaaatttaaacatctttgtaaaatattatacacagacacagacagtcttatatacgaactggaatgtgatgacatatacgatgtaatgaaacgcgatatacatcggtttgacacgagcgactataccgaggacaatgtttacagtatgccacgagtaaataaaaaagtaccaggattaatgaaggatgaaaataatggatgtataatgactgagtttgtcggacttcggtcgaaaatgtatgctttgcgcgtagagggcaaacgggacacgaaaaaagtgaagggcgtcaaaagtaacgtagttaggaaaactatttccttcgatgattatatacgttgcttgtatgatcgtttagaagtgcatcgtgaacagagatgtattcgttcaaaattgcacaatgtatattctatatgtgaagaaaagaaggtgcttagtccttgcgatgataaacgattcataattccacaatccacaagaacgttgccttggggacattataaaataaataattattcctaa
- the eIF3l gene encoding eukaryotic translation initiation factor 3 subunit L, with protein sequence MYEDYNEYDTYDDYGSADVHNDQYDRLSYRQVPEVVRNFLVFLRNCINEGMIFDIQNLYETSFPKISEQLFDKSSWPDAQTIAHIVDNDPVFLTLYKELYYRHIYARMQGPTLEQRIGSFYNYCDLFNYILHPNTPVQLELPDQWLWELIDEFVYQFQSFAQYRAILSNKTPEEIENLNAHNKIWDVLCVLNVLHYLVDKSKIKSQLEVYASGGDPDSVAGVFGRHSLYKMLGYFSLVGLLRLHSLLGDYYQAIKVLENVELYKKSAYSHVPGCQISTAYYVGFAYMMMRRYADAIRTFSGILLYIQRTKQLFATRSFQNDQINKQTEQMYHLLAICLVLHPQCIDEGLQQALRDKNYHEKMYKMQYGDLGEFESCFLFACPKFLSLTPPNPDNPNEDYVREAIKHQTQVFMDEVVQQKMLPTIRSYLKLYTTLPLSKLATFMCSNTRPDESWDLDKEVSALTIHLLCFKHKMKNIVWTKGASGLDGKFQSGSELDFYIDHDMIHIADTKVAHRYGDFFIRKILKFEELNRKLHHIKI encoded by the exons ATGTACGAGGATTATAATGAG TATGATACATACGACGATTATGGGTCAGCAGATGTTCATAACGATCAATATGATAGATTGAGCTATCGTCAGGTACCAGAAGTTGTAAGAAATTTTCTGGTATTTTTACGAAATTGCATAAATGAAGGAATGATTTTtgatatacaaaatttatacgaaacttcatttccaaaaatttcGGAACAGCTATTCGATAAATCTTCCTGGCCGGATGCTCAAACGATTGCGCACATAGTTGATAATGATCCAGTATTCCTTACTTTGTATAAAGAACTGTATTACCGTCACATTTATGCTCGAATGCAAGGACCAACATTGGAGCAACGTATTGgttctttttataattattgtgacctgtttaattacattttacatCCAAATACACCTGTACAACTAGAATTACCTGATCAGTGGTTGTGGGAACTTATCGATGAATTTGTCTACCAATTTCAATCTTTTGCACAATATCGTGCCATCTTATCGAATAAAACGccagaagaaattgaaaatttgaatgctCATAATAAAATATGGGATGTACTTTGTGTTTTAAATGTTTTACATTATTTGGTAGATAAATCAAAAATTAAGAGTCAATTAGAAGTATATGCAAGTGGTGGAGATCCAGATTCTGTAGCTGGCGTATTTGGAAGACATTCTTTATATAAAATGTTGGGATATTTTTCTCTTGTAGGATTATTACGTTTACATTCCCTTTTGGGAGATTATTATCAAGCTATTAAGGTATTAGAAAATGTTGAACTTTATAAAAAAAGTGCATATTCTCATGTTCCTGGCTGCCAAATATCAACAGCATATTATGTTGGTTTTGCTTATATGATGATGCGTAGATATGCAGATGCAATCAGAACATTTTCTGGTATTCTATTATATATTCAGAGAACGAAGCAATTATTTGCAACAAGAAGCTTTCAAAATGATCAAATCAATAAGCAGACTGAACAAATGTATCATTTATTAGCAATTTGTCTTGTTCTTCATCCACAATGTATAGACGAAGGATTGCAACAAGCATTACGAGATAAAAATTATcatgaaaaaatgtataaaatgcaATATGGAGATCTTGGTGAATTTGAATCGTGCTTTTTATTTGCATGCCCAAAATTTTTATCTCTTACACCACCAAACCCTGACAATCCAAATGAGGATTATGTTCGAGAAGCAATCAAGCATCAAACGCAAGTCTTTATGGATGAAGTTGTACAACAGAAAATGTTACCAACAATTCGttcatatttaaaattgtatactACTTTACCATTAAGCAAGCTAGCTACCTTTATGTGTAGCAATACCAGGCCTGATGAAAGTTGGGATTTGGATAAAGAAGTCAGTGCATTAACTATTCATTTATTGTGTTTTAAGCATAAGATGAAAAATATTGTCTGGACAAAAGGTGCGTCGGGTTTAGATGGTAAATTTCAATCTGGTTCCGAG TTGGATTTTTATATCGATCATGATATGATTCATATTGCGGATACAAAGGTGGCACATCGTTACGGTGATTTCTTTATTCGAAAAATTTTGAAGTTCGAGGAATTGAATCGTAAATTAcatcatattaaaatttaa